A window of Bradyrhizobium diazoefficiens genomic DNA:
AGCGTGATCTCGAAACCGCCGCCGAGCGCAAGGCCGTTGATCGCGGCCGCCCACGGCTTGCCTGACGTTTCGATCGAGCGCAGCACCTGCGAAAAGCGCCGGCTCTGGTCGAACAGCATCTGGTTCGCCGCGGTCTCGCCCTGCTCCCCAAAGACCTTAGCGTAGGCCTGGTTCATGCCTTCGAGCATCGACAGGTCGGCGCCGGCGCAGAACGCGTCCTTGGCGGAGGTAATGACGACGCCCTTCACCGCGGCGTCGGCCGTGGTCGCCTTGACGATCGCCTCTAACTCGTTGGTCGAGGTCTCGTCGAGCACGTTCATCGAACGGCCCGGGATGTCCCATGTGACGAGCGCGATGCCGTCGGTGTCGGTCTCAACTCTGAAGTTCTTGTACGACATGTTGGCTGCTCCTCAACCCTTAGACGCGCTCGATGATGGTCGCGGTGCCCATGCCGCCGCCGATGCACAGCGTCACCAGGGCGGTGGACTTGTTGGTGCGCTCGAGCTCGTCGAGCACGGTGCCGAGGATCATCGCACCGGTCGCGCCGAGCGGATGGCCGAGCGCGATGGCGCCGCCATTGACGTTGATCTTGGCGTTGTCGATGTCGAACGCCTGGATGTAGCGCAGCACGACCGAGGCGAAGGCCTCGTTGAGCTCGAACAGGTCGATGTCCGACTTCTTCATGCCCGAACGCGCCAACAGCTTTTCGGTGACGTCGACCGGGCCGGTCAGCATCATCGCCGGCTCCGAGCCGATATTGGCAAACGCACGGATTTTTGCCCGCGGCTTCAGGCCGTATTTGCCACCGGCCTCCTTGCTGCCGAGCAGCACGGCACCGGCGCCGTCGACGATGCCCGAGGAATTGCCGGCGTGATGCACGTAATTGACGCGCTCGATCTCGGGGTGCGACTGCACCGCGACGCCATCGAAGCCGCCCATCTGCGCCATCATCGTGAACGACGGCTGCAACTGCGCCAGCGACTGCATCGTGGTCGAGGGACGCATGTGCTCGTCCTTGGCGAGGATGGTGAGGCCGTTGATGTCCTTCACCGGCACCACGGACTTGTTGAAGCGGCCCTCGTCCCAGGCCTTGGCCGCGCGCTGCTGGCTCTGCACCGCATAGGCATCGACGTCGTCGCGCGAGAAGCCATATTTGGTCGCGATCAGGTCAGCCGAGACGCCTTGCGGCATGAAATAGGCAGGCACCGCCATCGAGGGATCCATCGGCCAAGCGCCGCCGGAGGCGCCGATGCCGACGCGGCTCATCGATTCGGCGCCGCCGCCGATCACCAGTTCATGCTGGCCGCTCATCACCTGCGCGGCGGCAAAGTTCACGGCGTCGAGACCGGAGGCGCAGAAGCGGCTGATCTGCACGCCGGGCACGGCTTCGCCGAGACCGGCTTTGAGCGCCGCGAAGCGCGCGAT
This region includes:
- a CDS encoding acetyl-CoA C-acetyltransferase produces the protein MPEAFIYDHVRTPRGRGKADGALHEVTALALATVPLKALKDRNNLPEDSVDDVILGVVDPVGEAGSDIARFAALKAGLGEAVPGVQISRFCASGLDAVNFAAAQVMSGQHELVIGGGAESMSRVGIGASGGAWPMDPSMAVPAYFMPQGVSADLIATKYGFSRDDVDAYAVQSQQRAAKAWDEGRFNKSVVPVKDINGLTILAKDEHMRPSTTMQSLAQLQPSFTMMAQMGGFDGVAVQSHPEIERVNYVHHAGNSSGIVDGAGAVLLGSKEAGGKYGLKPRAKIRAFANIGSEPAMMLTGPVDVTEKLLARSGMKKSDIDLFELNEAFASVVLRYIQAFDIDNAKINVNGGAIALGHPLGATGAMILGTVLDELERTNKSTALVTLCIGGGMGTATIIERV